A stretch of Stenotrophomonas indicatrix DNA encodes these proteins:
- a CDS encoding flagella protein, translating to MTAAMSEPLQRLAQALDVERQALVEHDVHALIRATGAKLEALRALEGAPPVGEGEQLQELAERNRANGVLLSRRRREVNWALRQMGRTEESSAYDAKGQSHTVTARRPLAVA from the coding sequence ATGACCGCGGCGATGAGCGAGCCGCTGCAGCGCCTTGCCCAGGCCCTGGACGTTGAACGCCAGGCCCTGGTCGAGCACGACGTGCACGCCCTGATCCGTGCCACCGGCGCGAAGCTGGAAGCGCTGCGTGCGCTGGAAGGCGCGCCACCGGTGGGCGAGGGCGAGCAGCTGCAGGAACTGGCCGAGCGCAACCGCGCCAACGGGGTGCTGCTGTCGCGGCGCCGGCGCGAGGTCAACTGGGCACTGCGCCAGATGGGCCGCACCGAAGAGTCCTCGGCATACGATGCGAAGGGCCAGTCGCATACCGTCACCGCGCGGCGGCCACTCGCCGTCGCCTGA
- a CDS encoding ATP-binding protein, whose amino-acid sequence MSAANVLVTAPLPPQPVLQALLERLREGLLLFTEDGQVALANPAAQSLLGSDEGTLPPPQRLRQLLPPDALEHARQHGHWNGSLPLGEGVVIAHLYFHGEPGSGHYLALFRHIEGQEDYERELQQRHAELRQAYLRLNGTQEKLLQSEKMASIGQLAAGVAHEINNPIGYVHSNLGSLQEYLRSLFTVIEAYERALRAPDPKALIPEIDDIRDRLDIDFISRDLPQLMAESREGIERVTRIVRDLKDFSYSGRDESWKLVDLHSGLESTINIIWNELKYKVHLVREFGQLPLVECLPSELNQVYMNLLLNAGHAIAERGTITVRTGVDGDTVWVEFEDTGGGISPELRQRIFDPFFTTKPVGSGTGLGLSISYSIINKHHGRIDLDSTPGVGSRFRLVLPIKQPR is encoded by the coding sequence GTGTCTGCCGCCAACGTTCTGGTTACCGCCCCCCTTCCGCCGCAACCGGTGCTGCAGGCCCTGCTTGAGCGCCTGCGCGAAGGCCTGCTGCTGTTCACCGAAGATGGGCAGGTCGCCCTGGCCAACCCGGCCGCGCAGAGCCTGCTGGGCAGCGATGAAGGCACCTTGCCGCCGCCACAGCGCCTGCGCCAGCTGCTGCCGCCGGATGCGCTCGAACATGCGCGCCAGCACGGTCACTGGAACGGCAGCCTGCCGCTGGGCGAGGGCGTGGTCATCGCCCATCTGTACTTCCATGGCGAACCCGGTTCGGGGCACTACCTGGCCTTGTTCCGCCATATCGAAGGCCAGGAAGACTACGAACGCGAACTGCAGCAGCGCCATGCCGAACTGCGCCAGGCCTACCTGCGCTTGAACGGCACCCAGGAAAAGCTGCTGCAGTCGGAAAAGATGGCGTCCATCGGCCAGCTTGCCGCCGGCGTGGCGCACGAGATCAACAACCCGATCGGCTACGTGCATTCCAACCTGGGCAGCCTGCAGGAATACCTGCGCAGCCTGTTCACGGTGATCGAGGCCTACGAACGCGCCCTGCGTGCGCCCGACCCGAAGGCGTTGATTCCGGAAATCGACGATATCCGTGACCGCCTGGACATCGATTTCATCAGCCGCGACCTGCCGCAGCTGATGGCCGAGTCACGCGAAGGCATCGAGCGCGTCACCCGCATCGTGCGCGACCTGAAGGACTTCTCCTATTCCGGCCGCGACGAATCGTGGAAGCTGGTCGACCTGCATTCCGGCCTTGAATCGACCATCAACATCATCTGGAACGAGCTCAAGTACAAGGTGCACCTGGTGCGCGAGTTCGGCCAGCTGCCGCTGGTGGAATGCCTGCCCTCGGAGTTGAACCAGGTCTACATGAACCTGCTGCTCAACGCCGGCCACGCCATCGCCGAGCGCGGCACGATCACCGTGCGTACCGGCGTGGACGGCGACACGGTGTGGGTCGAGTTCGAAGACACCGGCGGCGGCATTTCGCCGGAACTGCGCCAGCGCATCTTCGATCCGTTCTTCACCACCAAGCCGGTCGGCAGCGGTACCGGGCTGGGCCTGTCGATCTCCTACAGCATCATCAACAAGCACCACGGCCGCATCGATCTGGACAGTACCCCGGGCGTCGGCTCGCGCTTCCGCCTGGTGCTGCCGATCAAGCAGCCGCGCTGA
- the flgA gene encoding flagellar basal body P-ring formation chaperone FlgA produces the protein MRRIVLFLATAMAVAAPWATAADWQAVASIRAAALSTLAAGTEGEAVVADALRLPRCGGALQVQPTANTTVEVSCPDAGGWRLFVPVKVRRNQTVLVLTRGIGTGESIAAADISTAQRDAARIAGAVLADPAAAIGRIARRPLPAGTLLSSNDLVAQRLIKRGDSVALVSRRGSVEVRIAGRALGDAGQNERVSVENLSSRRIVQGTVDATGDVIVAR, from the coding sequence ATGCGCCGCATTGTTCTTTTCCTTGCCACTGCAATGGCCGTGGCCGCGCCGTGGGCAACCGCTGCCGACTGGCAGGCGGTGGCCAGCATCCGTGCTGCCGCGTTGTCGACCCTGGCCGCCGGCACTGAAGGTGAGGCCGTGGTTGCTGATGCGCTGCGCCTTCCGCGTTGCGGCGGCGCGTTGCAGGTGCAGCCCACGGCAAACACCACCGTGGAAGTGAGTTGTCCCGACGCCGGTGGCTGGCGCCTGTTCGTGCCGGTGAAGGTGCGCCGCAACCAGACCGTGCTGGTGCTGACCCGTGGCATCGGCACTGGAGAATCCATCGCCGCCGCCGATATCAGTACTGCCCAGCGTGACGCGGCACGGATTGCCGGCGCAGTGCTGGCCGATCCTGCCGCAGCGATCGGCCGCATCGCCCGTCGGCCGTTGCCGGCAGGAACACTGTTGTCGAGCAACGATCTGGTTGCACAGCGTCTCATCAAGCGAGGAGACAGTGTGGCACTGGTATCGCGGCGTGGTTCGGTCGAGGTCCGCATCGCCGGCCGCGCACTGGGCGATGCCGGCCAGAACGAGCGCGTCTCGGTGGAAAACCTGTCCTCGCGCCGTATCGTGCAGGGCACGGTGGACGCGACCGGTGACGTAATCGTGGCGCGTTGA
- the flgM gene encoding flagellar biosynthesis anti-sigma factor FlgM, with product MSQKIDGNLQVPQALRSVTTPAAKPGVSTDSAARPVEAADSLRLTGEATNLQAIERELSTAPAIDAQRVAAVRESLQNGTYKINPDAIASRMLELDQQLQG from the coding sequence ATGAGCCAGAAAATCGACGGCAACCTGCAGGTCCCCCAGGCACTGCGCAGCGTGACCACCCCGGCCGCCAAGCCCGGCGTCAGCACCGATTCGGCGGCACGTCCAGTCGAGGCGGCCGACAGCCTGCGCCTGACCGGCGAAGCCACCAACCTGCAGGCCATCGAGCGTGAGCTGAGCACCGCCCCGGCGATCGACGCCCAGCGTGTTGCAGCGGTGCGCGAATCGCTGCAGAACGGCACCTACAAGATCAATCCGGACGCGATCGCTTCGCGCATGCTTGAACTGGACCAGCAGCTGCAAGGATGA